One genomic window of Oceanivirga salmonicida includes the following:
- a CDS encoding putative heavy metal-binding protein, whose translation MIITTTNNIEGHKIVKYHGIIFGEVITGVNFIKDIGAGLRDFFGGRSKGYEDELLTARSQALQELEERAKSIGANAIVGVKMDYEMLGASNNMMMVTCSGTAVVIE comes from the coding sequence ATGATAATTACAACTACTAATAATATTGAAGGACATAAAATAGTAAAATATCATGGTATAATTTTTGGTGAAGTAATAACAGGAGTAAACTTTATCAAGGATATTGGAGCAGGATTAAGAGATTTCTTTGGTGGACGTTCTAAAGGTTATGAGGATGAACTTTTAACTGCAAGAAGTCAAGCATTACAAGAATTGGAAGAAAGAGCTAAAAGTATAGGTGCAAATGCAATAGTTGGGGTTAAGATGGATTATGAAATGCTAGGAGCATCTAACAATATGATGATGGTAACTTGTTCAGGAACAGCAGTAGTTATAGAATAA
- a CDS encoding DUF5710 domain-containing protein: protein MNCKIYLNVPFSEKEEAKNLGAKWNPKEKKWYYEGNISNLSKFGKWILPENFYCLSFVFGYIYLIFAKRNCFKCKKDTTVVGIGVTDYITIYDNEDEPRDFYIESSHYPKMSKIFDFNIGLPKSLLILLKKYGVYEDYSKIAGKTICNHCNHCGILQGNNYIFEEYNRPFNPVFETEEELKNKVKEMNILPIKINIDYGLPINIDLEDEYTFYLSNEPILDELLINGELSTYILKYANKLQEIHIKIE, encoded by the coding sequence ATGAATTGTAAAATTTATTTAAATGTGCCATTTTCTGAAAAAGAAGAGGCCAAAAATTTAGGGGCAAAATGGAATCCAAAAGAAAAAAAGTGGTATTATGAAGGGAATATTTCTAATTTATCAAAATTTGGTAAATGGATATTACCAGAAAATTTTTATTGCTTATCATTTGTGTTTGGGTATATATATTTAATTTTTGCTAAAAGAAATTGTTTTAAATGTAAAAAAGATACTACAGTTGTTGGAATAGGAGTAACTGATTATATTACAATTTACGATAATGAAGATGAACCACGTGATTTTTATATCGAAAGTTCACATTATCCTAAAATGAGTAAAATTTTTGATTTTAATATAGGGTTACCAAAATCTTTATTAATTTTATTAAAAAAATATGGAGTATATGAAGATTATTCAAAGATAGCTGGAAAAACTATATGTAATCATTGTAATCATTGTGGTATTTTACAGGGCAATAATTATATTTTTGAAGAATATAACAGACCATTTAATCCTGTTTTTGAAACTGAGGAAGAATTGAAAAATAAAGTAAAAGAAATGAATATATTGCCTATTAAAATAAATATAGATTATGGTTTGCCTATAAATATTGATTTAGAAGATGAGTATACTTTTTATTTGTCAAATGAACCTATATTAGACGAATTATTGATTAATGGAGAATTAAGTACTTATATTTTAAAATATGCTAATAAATTACAAGAAATACATATAAAAATAGAATAA